In one window of Camelina sativa cultivar DH55 chromosome 15, Cs, whole genome shotgun sequence DNA:
- the LOC104744828 gene encoding transcription factor bHLH148-like translates to MASLISDNEPPTSITTDLVRRKKKKRSSVSSAASSRTSAASISGESNTRWRSEKQQRIYSAKLIQALQQVRLNSSAAATSSPTAQKRGRAVREAADRALAVSARGRTLWSRAILANRIKLKFRKQKRPRAPTTAIPNTTVVSVNSSNNNNRWRKRRVSAVVRLNKKSIPVVNRKVRVLGRLVPGCGKESVPVILEEATDYIQALEMQVRAMNSLVELLSSYGSGSPPPPPI, encoded by the coding sequence ATGGCGTCTCTGATCTCGGATAATGAACCGCCGACGAGTATTACTACAGATCTCgttcggaggaagaagaagaagagatcctCTGTTTCCTCCGCCGCATCGTCTCGCACAAGCGCAGCTTCCATCTCCGGTGAGAGCAACACGCGATGGAGATCCGAGAAGCAACAACGGATCTACTCAGCCAAGTTGATCCAAGCGCTGCAACAAGTCCGCCTCAACTCTTCCGCCGCGGCGACATCGTCTCCAACGGCTCAGAAACGAGGCAGAGCCGTTCGTGAAGCCGCAGACCGAGCTCTCGCCGTTTCAGCTCGCGGAAGAACGCTCTGGAGCAGAGCGATCTTAGCTAATCGGATTAAACTGAAATTTCGTAAACAGAAACGTCCGAGAGCGCCGACGACGGCGATCCCGAACACCACGGTGGTGTCGGTgaacagcagcaacaacaacaacagatggAGAAAACGAAGAGTCTCGGCGGTGGTGAGATTGAATAAGAAGAGTATACCGGTTGTAAACCGGAAAGTTCGAGTTCTAGGCCGGTTAGTTCCGGGTTGTGGGAAAGAATCAGTACCGGTGATTCTAGAAGAAGCAACGGATTATATTCAGGCTTTGGAGATGCAAGTTAGAGCCATGAACTCTTTAGTTGAGCTTCTCTCCAGCTACGGTTCAGGCTCACCACCTCCTCCACCGATTTGA